A window of the Flavobacterium sangjuense genome harbors these coding sequences:
- a CDS encoding universal stress protein, translating to MKKILVPLDFSETSENAFVYAIEMAKLYKAELVLLHTFELPILDSQVIPLNYAEMYDTLELANSDHFKNEMPKLEDIAKEHNAEDIVMNHIIMNGDLISCIKEVVRQENVDFVVMGTNGASGWFDSFIGTNTSSVISDVSVPVLSVAHDAKYHKIETIGFRTRYKEDEIYALNEVLTLAKKMNAKVKCLYVKTVDSDFQGEKIEYWESIFENEKNLEFFVIPSNDIESTIEDFIANQSIDLLAMVMHKKNFFTQLFTTSTTQKMSLHSKTPILALHE from the coding sequence ATGAAAAAGATACTCGTTCCATTAGATTTTTCAGAAACCTCTGAAAATGCCTTTGTATATGCGATTGAGATGGCCAAATTGTACAAAGCTGAGTTGGTTTTGCTGCACACGTTTGAGTTACCGATTCTTGACAGTCAGGTTATACCTCTTAATTATGCTGAAATGTATGACACTTTAGAATTGGCTAATTCAGATCATTTCAAAAATGAAATGCCAAAGCTTGAAGATATTGCCAAGGAGCATAATGCTGAAGACATTGTCATGAATCACATAATAATGAATGGCGATTTAATTTCCTGCATCAAGGAAGTAGTTCGACAGGAAAATGTTGATTTTGTTGTTATGGGAACCAATGGTGCTTCGGGCTGGTTTGATTCTTTTATAGGAACTAATACGAGCAGCGTTATTTCAGATGTTTCAGTGCCGGTTTTAAGTGTGGCTCATGACGCAAAATATCATAAAATAGAAACTATTGGATTTAGAACCCGCTACAAAGAGGATGAAATTTATGCATTGAATGAAGTTTTGACGTTAGCCAAAAAAATGAATGCCAAAGTAAAATGCTTATATGTAAAAACTGTGGATTCAGATTTCCAGGGAGAAAAAATTGAATATTGGGAATCAATCTTTGAAAATGAAAAAAACTTGGAATTCTTTGTCATTCCGAGTAATGATATTGAATCAACAATTGAGGATTTCATAGCAAATCAAAGTATTGATTTATTGGCTATGGTTATGCACAAAAAAAACTTTTTCACACAACTTTTTACAACATCAACTACACAGAAAATGTCACTTCATTCCAAAACGCCAATTCTGGCATTACACGAATAA
- a CDS encoding Lipl32 family lipoprotein, whose product MKKNVLAGLLCLAFGITATAQKLDKFGADLAKKSVMGKEIRVPYTDLTSYFGFIKPGSKPDEVKGGKKMYYIYVWVPVAAPEIGIRMISPVPDSVKPSEKDYQSADYTANAADTKSFFDTWVTFERADGILKIEDVAAKAKSASWTKIESNDDSGEMPAQPSGSKYNSLMRITSDTSNPTKSLVMGLYRIGFTTYKTGEVQGSFLAQLGAPIKLPGVQVAVNPADIVKK is encoded by the coding sequence ATGAAGAAAAATGTACTTGCTGGATTATTATGTCTTGCTTTTGGAATTACTGCTACGGCTCAAAAACTAGATAAATTTGGGGCTGATTTGGCTAAAAAATCAGTTATGGGAAAAGAAATCAGAGTTCCTTATACGGATTTAACCAGCTATTTTGGATTTATCAAACCAGGTTCAAAACCAGACGAAGTGAAAGGTGGAAAAAAAATGTATTACATCTATGTTTGGGTTCCGGTTGCAGCTCCTGAAATTGGAATCAGAATGATTTCACCTGTGCCTGACAGTGTAAAACCAAGTGAGAAAGATTACCAATCAGCTGACTATACTGCTAATGCCGCAGACACAAAAAGTTTCTTTGATACTTGGGTAACTTTTGAAAGAGCTGACGGGATTTTGAAAATTGAAGATGTAGCTGCTAAAGCAAAATCGGCTTCATGGACAAAAATTGAAAGCAATGACGATTCAGGTGAAATGCCTGCTCAGCCATCAGGAAGCAAGTATAATTCTTTGATGAGAATTACAAGCGATACTTCTAATCCAACAAAATCTTTAGTGATGGGATTATACAGAATCGGATTCACAACTTACAAAACAGGTGAAGTTCAAGGAAGCTTCTTAGCGCAACTAGGTGCTCCAATCAAACTTCCTGGAGTTCAGGTTGCTGTTAATCCTGCAGATATCGTAAAAAAATAA
- the gldG gene encoding gliding motility-associated ABC transporter substrate-binding protein GldG: protein MKTTNNNFKKIALTIGFIVILNLAGHFLYKRFDLTADKRYTLSQTSLNIVADVKEPLYIDVFLEGDFPGEFKKLQTETQQLLEEFKSNNSNVIFQFVNPLEKEEEKDSIMQSFIQRGLTPVNVTVNDKGQQTQEVVFPWAIATCGNRSVKVPLLKNMMGASTAEKVVSSVQHLEYAFANAINTVSKDKQKKVVIINGNGELEDRYIADFIKSVRDNYFIAPFTLDSVAKTPVQTLEHLKKYDLAIIAKPTEAFSDAEKQVLDQYVINGGKTIWLVDQVNMEIDSLYNETGANLAFPRDLNLNDMFFKYGIRLHPDLIKDLLATPIILETGAPGSGTQKVKLPWYLSPMIYPSQDTKNPIVTNLDGIKFQFASPIEPLKNDINKTILLQSSQYSKLIGTPSEVSLRMASEELGPKDFAGSGNYPVAVLLEGKFHSVYENRVLAFKDASFKNTGKDSKMIVISDGDVIKNQLDKDGREVELGLDQRTGILYANKDFMMNCVNYLLDDNGLINIRSKEVNLPILDKEKVYASYTQSQVITVAVPIVILLLFGVVFTFLRKRKYSK, encoded by the coding sequence ATGAAAACAACAAACAATAACTTTAAAAAAATAGCGCTCACTATAGGTTTTATAGTGATACTGAACTTGGCTGGTCATTTTCTTTACAAACGTTTTGACTTAACTGCCGACAAACGCTATACACTTTCGCAAACATCTTTAAACATTGTTGCCGATGTCAAAGAACCATTATATATAGATGTCTTTCTCGAAGGAGATTTTCCGGGAGAATTCAAAAAATTACAAACGGAAACCCAACAATTATTAGAAGAATTTAAATCGAATAATTCGAATGTTATCTTCCAATTTGTCAATCCGCTTGAAAAAGAAGAAGAGAAAGACAGCATAATGCAATCTTTTATACAACGTGGCTTGACTCCTGTAAATGTTACCGTAAACGACAAAGGACAACAAACTCAGGAAGTAGTTTTTCCATGGGCAATTGCCACTTGTGGCAATCGTTCGGTAAAAGTTCCGTTGCTAAAAAACATGATGGGCGCATCAACAGCTGAAAAAGTGGTGAGTTCGGTGCAGCATTTAGAATATGCTTTTGCTAATGCCATCAATACCGTTTCAAAAGACAAACAGAAAAAAGTGGTAATCATTAATGGTAATGGCGAGCTTGAAGACCGATACATTGCAGATTTTATCAAATCCGTTAGAGACAATTATTTTATTGCGCCATTTACTTTAGATTCAGTTGCTAAAACTCCGGTTCAGACTTTAGAACATTTGAAAAAGTACGATTTAGCGATTATTGCCAAACCAACTGAAGCCTTCTCAGATGCAGAAAAACAAGTATTAGACCAATATGTTATCAATGGAGGAAAAACGATTTGGCTGGTTGATCAGGTCAATATGGAAATAGACAGTTTGTATAATGAAACAGGAGCAAATCTGGCATTTCCAAGAGATTTGAATCTGAATGATATGTTCTTTAAATATGGAATAAGACTGCATCCTGATCTGATAAAAGATTTATTGGCTACACCAATTATATTGGAAACAGGCGCACCGGGAAGTGGCACTCAAAAAGTTAAACTGCCTTGGTATCTTTCTCCGATGATTTATCCTTCGCAAGACACAAAAAATCCAATTGTAACTAATTTGGACGGAATCAAATTTCAATTTGCCAGTCCGATTGAGCCATTGAAAAACGACATCAACAAAACCATTTTACTGCAATCATCCCAATATTCAAAACTAATTGGAACGCCGTCTGAAGTAAGTTTACGAATGGCATCTGAAGAATTAGGTCCAAAAGATTTTGCCGGTTCAGGAAATTATCCGGTGGCTGTTCTTCTCGAAGGAAAGTTTCATTCGGTATACGAAAACAGGGTTTTAGCGTTTAAAGATGCTAGTTTCAAAAACACCGGAAAAGACAGTAAAATGATTGTTATTTCCGATGGTGATGTAATTAAAAACCAATTGGACAAAGATGGCAGAGAGGTTGAATTAGGATTGGATCAACGAACCGGAATTCTTTACGCCAACAAAGATTTTATGATGAATTGTGTCAATTATTTATTAGACGACAACGGACTTATTAACATTAGAAGCAAGGAAGTGAATTTGCCTATTTTGGATAAAGAAAAAGTCTATGCTTCCTATACCCAATCGCAAGTCATAACTGTAGCAGTGCCAATCGTTATTCTCTTGTTATTTGGAGTTGTGTTTACCTTTTTACGCAAGCGAAAATATAGCAAGTAA
- the dnaN gene encoding DNA polymerase III subunit beta: MKFIVSSSYLLKQLQVLGSVINSSNTLPILDNFLFELDHKNLSVSASDLETTMSATLEIDSTSKGSVAVPAKLLLDILKTFPEQPLTFTVEENSTIEISSNSGKYAIAYAPGEEFPKSVSLDNPSSTVVPSEVLATAISKTIFAAGNDDLRPVMSGVFFQFSPEGLIFVATDAHKLVKYARADVKASQVADFIMPKKPLNILKSILGTSDADVTIEYNDSNATFSFDSYILTCRLIDGKYPNYEAVIPKENPNKLMINRVLLLNSVRRVAIFSNKTTHQIRLKIAGAELNISAEDIDYSNKAEERLTCDYQGDDMQIGFNSRFLSEMLTNLTSDEIQLEMSMPNRAGILTPIDGLDEGETVTMLVMPVMLNN, translated from the coding sequence ATGAAATTTATAGTATCGAGTTCATACTTATTAAAACAACTACAAGTTCTGGGTAGTGTTATCAATAGCAGTAACACTTTGCCTATTTTAGATAACTTCCTATTTGAGTTAGACCATAAAAACTTAAGTGTTTCAGCTTCCGATTTAGAGACAACCATGTCGGCTACTTTAGAAATTGATTCAACCAGCAAAGGAAGCGTTGCTGTTCCTGCGAAATTGTTATTAGACATTCTAAAAACATTTCCTGAGCAACCATTGACTTTCACTGTAGAAGAAAACAGCACTATCGAAATCAGTTCAAATTCGGGTAAATATGCTATTGCTTACGCACCGGGAGAAGAATTTCCAAAATCGGTAAGTTTAGATAATCCATCTTCAACGGTGGTTCCTTCAGAGGTTTTAGCCACAGCGATCAGCAAAACTATTTTTGCTGCCGGAAACGACGATTTACGTCCGGTAATGAGCGGTGTTTTTTTCCAATTCTCTCCTGAAGGTTTGATTTTTGTTGCTACTGATGCACATAAATTAGTGAAATATGCTCGAGCCGATGTGAAAGCTTCGCAAGTTGCTGATTTCATTATGCCAAAGAAACCTTTGAATATTCTGAAAAGCATTCTCGGAACTTCTGATGCTGATGTAACTATAGAATACAACGATTCAAATGCCACTTTCTCTTTCGATAGTTATATTTTGACTTGTCGTTTGATTGATGGAAAGTATCCAAACTACGAAGCGGTAATTCCAAAAGAAAATCCAAATAAATTGATGATTAACCGAGTTTTATTATTGAATTCTGTGCGTCGTGTTGCGATTTTCTCTAACAAAACTACGCATCAAATCCGTTTGAAAATTGCCGGTGCCGAATTGAATATTTCTGCTGAAGATATTGATTACTCAAACAAAGCAGAAGAAAGATTGACTTGCGATTATCAAGGCGATGATATGCAAATCGGATTCAATTCCCGTTTCTTATCTGAAATGTTGACAAATTTAACATCAGACGAAATCCAATTGGAAATGTCAATGCCAAATCGTGCCGGAATTTTAACGCCAATTGATGGCTTAGATGAAGGCGAAACCGTTACCATGCTTGTGATGCCGGTAATGCTGAATAACTAA
- the mnmE gene encoding tRNA uridine-5-carboxymethylaminomethyl(34) synthesis GTPase MnmE: MISQETIVALASPSGAGAIAVIRLSGKEALSIAEQVFQSVSGKSISKQKTHTIHLGHIIDDGKVFDQVLLSIFINPHSYTGEDVVEISCHGSTYIQQQIIQLLLRKGCRMAQAGEFTLRAFLNGKLDLSQAEAVADLISSDNEASHQIAMQQMRGGFSNEIAKLREELLNFASLIELELDFAEEDVEFADRTQFSDLLNRIEFVLKRLIDSFAVGNVIKNGIPVAIVGEPNVGKSTLLNALLNEERAIVSEIAGTTRDTIEDELVIGGIGFRFIDTAGIRETKDVVESIGIKKTFEKIEHAQVVVYLLDGSWMMEDGSHNIKKVQIEAEKIKNQFPLKPLIIIANKSDKLSSSQISNLKSEIPSILLLSAKEKIGIDDLKTQLLSFVNTGALRNNETIVTNTRHYDSLLKALEEIQKVKFGLQSNLSSDLMAIDIKQALYYFGEITGEVTNDELLGNIFANFCIGK, encoded by the coding sequence ATGATTTCACAAGAAACTATTGTTGCTTTAGCTTCTCCATCTGGTGCTGGTGCCATTGCCGTTATCCGCCTTTCGGGTAAGGAAGCTTTGAGTATCGCTGAGCAAGTATTCCAATCGGTTTCCGGAAAATCTATTTCTAAACAAAAAACACACACGATTCATCTTGGACATATCATTGATGACGGAAAAGTATTTGATCAGGTTTTGCTTTCTATTTTTATAAATCCACATTCGTATACCGGCGAAGATGTTGTTGAGATTTCCTGTCACGGTTCGACTTATATTCAGCAGCAGATTATTCAATTGTTATTGCGAAAAGGTTGCCGAATGGCTCAAGCAGGTGAATTCACATTACGGGCATTTCTTAACGGAAAACTTGACTTATCACAAGCCGAAGCGGTTGCCGATTTAATTTCATCCGATAATGAAGCCAGTCATCAAATTGCGATGCAGCAAATGCGTGGTGGTTTTTCAAATGAAATAGCCAAACTAAGAGAAGAGCTCTTGAATTTTGCATCACTTATCGAACTCGAATTAGACTTTGCCGAAGAAGATGTTGAGTTTGCCGACAGAACTCAGTTTAGTGATTTGTTGAATCGAATTGAATTTGTTTTAAAACGCTTAATCGATTCATTTGCGGTTGGGAATGTCATTAAAAACGGAATTCCGGTAGCTATTGTTGGTGAACCAAATGTTGGAAAATCGACTTTATTGAATGCTTTATTAAATGAAGAAAGAGCCATAGTTTCTGAAATTGCAGGAACGACACGCGACACGATTGAAGACGAATTGGTTATTGGAGGAATTGGATTTCGATTTATTGACACGGCCGGAATTCGGGAAACAAAAGATGTGGTGGAAAGCATTGGTATCAAAAAGACATTTGAAAAAATAGAGCACGCACAGGTTGTTGTTTATCTGTTAGATGGAAGTTGGATGATGGAAGATGGAAGCCACAATATTAAGAAAGTTCAAATCGAGGCAGAAAAAATAAAAAATCAGTTTCCTCTGAAACCATTGATTATTATCGCTAACAAATCGGATAAACTCAGTAGCAGTCAAATTTCGAATCTGAAATCTGAAATTCCAAGTATCTTACTTTTATCTGCCAAGGAAAAAATAGGCATCGATGATTTGAAAACCCAATTGCTTTCGTTTGTAAATACTGGTGCGTTGCGCAATAACGAAACGATAGTAACCAACACGCGTCATTATGATTCGCTTTTAAAAGCTTTGGAAGAAATTCAAAAAGTGAAATTTGGTTTGCAATCCAATCTTTCTTCTGATTTAATGGCAATTGACATCAAACAGGCGCTGTATTACTTTGGTGAAATCACAGGAGAAGTTACCAATGATGAATTATTGGGCAATATTTTTGCAAATTTCTGTATCGGTAAGTAG
- a CDS encoding sulfite exporter TauE/SafE family protein, with translation MLELFGYIGALFIGIVLGITGGGGSILTVPILVYILKYDPIIATAYSLFIVGTTSGFGTYQNFKKGFVVPKTALQFAIPSVIGVYITRKFIVPKIPETIFYFGSIQLSKDTFLMLLFAIVMFMAAYSMLKDENETGVVIYKAKSIVLVFIQLFFVGILIGLIGAGGGFLIIPALLKFAKLPMKTAIGTSLFIITINSLIGFTGDIQNMEIDWLFLIPFTTFSVIGIFIGLYIQHYINEKHLKKIFGFFVLIMSFFILYKELLS, from the coding sequence GTGTTAGAACTTTTTGGATATATCGGAGCTTTATTTATTGGGATAGTATTAGGAATTACAGGCGGTGGTGGTTCGATACTAACGGTTCCAATATTGGTTTACATTCTAAAATATGATCCAATAATTGCGACAGCTTATTCCTTATTTATTGTTGGAACTACTTCCGGATTTGGAACGTATCAAAATTTTAAAAAAGGTTTTGTTGTTCCAAAAACAGCTTTGCAATTTGCTATTCCTTCGGTGATTGGAGTTTATATAACACGAAAGTTTATTGTTCCAAAAATACCGGAAACTATATTTTATTTTGGCTCCATTCAATTATCAAAAGATACTTTTTTGATGTTGCTTTTTGCAATCGTTATGTTTATGGCTGCCTATTCAATGCTGAAAGACGAAAATGAAACTGGCGTTGTTATTTATAAAGCTAAATCTATTGTACTTGTATTTATTCAACTATTCTTTGTTGGGATTTTAATTGGATTGATTGGTGCCGGTGGTGGTTTTTTAATCATCCCTGCCCTATTGAAATTTGCCAAATTACCGATGAAGACTGCCATTGGAACTTCACTGTTTATAATTACCATTAATTCGTTAATTGGATTTACAGGTGATATTCAAAATATGGAAATCGATTGGCTTTTTCTGATTCCGTTTACAACCTTTTCTGTGATTGGAATTTTTATCGGTCTTTATATTCAACATTATATCAATGAAAAGCATTTGAAAAAAATATTTGGTTTTTTTGTTTTGATAATGTCATTCTTTATTCTCTACAAAGAACTTTTATCATAA
- a CDS encoding endonuclease, which translates to MLKKILLLMALTVFSVSNAQIVINELDADTPSTDTKQFVELKSTTPFMALNGYVLVCFNGSSSGLTNLSYFTVDLDGLVTDGNGNVVIGNPLLIPAASLTIPQSSIQHGPDAVAIYLGEATDFPTNTAGTTTNLIDALVYGNNGTTSATALMTALGETVSYNENANSQAATQSIQRKSDGTYEVKAPTPRANNDGTGIIYNGITTSFSPTNSISEGQSITLTFATDTAVTSDLNFTITLNNGSFNSADFTGNLNITIPNGASTGSTVIQILNDATNDGDEEMEVSIGTVPSNYIVLNNNNIIRVVDINFTTLPFGTPANPTYGNISSTAPAGYYASLEGKSGAVLKQAIQDIIANPSVVRAHTYGDIINILKTADQNPENSNQVWLIYTEQPRSKIDYQTSSSIIGKWNREHIYCQSRGNYGDLYNLPPDGINVWSSTGPDDIGAGLSDAHHLRAVDGQENSSRGNRNYGVDYNGPVATPTSSWKGDVARACFYMAVRYNGLNVVNGNPNENIVGQIGDLTTLLAWNNSDPRDDFEMNRNNFIYTWQVNRNPFIDYPTLADYVFGANVGQSWFAPLSTTDFDAAKVVLYPNPAKNNITVYGITTDAKIEMFSTLGQKVFEQNFTGETSLNLNLASGIYLVKITADAKVVTKKIVID; encoded by the coding sequence ATGTTAAAAAAAATACTGCTCCTTATGGCGCTTACTGTTTTTTCAGTAAGTAATGCCCAAATTGTTATTAATGAACTCGATGCAGATACACCGTCAACTGATACCAAACAGTTTGTCGAATTAAAATCTACAACACCTTTTATGGCTTTGAATGGCTATGTCCTGGTTTGCTTTAATGGAAGCTCTTCTGGCTTGACGAATCTTAGCTATTTTACCGTCGATTTAGACGGATTGGTTACCGATGGTAATGGGAATGTAGTAATAGGAAACCCTTTACTGATTCCTGCCGCTTCCTTAACGATCCCACAGTCTTCTATTCAGCACGGTCCTGACGCAGTAGCCATTTATTTAGGAGAAGCGACTGATTTTCCAACAAACACTGCCGGAACAACTACCAATTTGATTGATGCTTTGGTGTATGGCAATAACGGGACAACTTCTGCTACAGCTTTAATGACAGCTTTAGGCGAAACAGTTAGTTATAATGAAAATGCAAATAGTCAGGCAGCAACACAATCAATTCAAAGAAAATCGGATGGAACATACGAAGTAAAAGCGCCAACACCAAGAGCCAATAATGATGGTACCGGAATTATTTATAACGGAATCACAACTTCTTTCAGTCCGACAAACTCAATTTCTGAAGGACAGAGCATAACGCTTACATTTGCAACGGATACTGCTGTAACTTCTGATTTGAATTTCACAATAACATTAAATAATGGTTCGTTTAATTCAGCTGATTTTACAGGAAATCTAAACATAACTATTCCAAACGGAGCATCAACAGGGTCAACCGTAATTCAAATTTTGAACGATGCAACGAATGATGGTGATGAAGAAATGGAAGTTTCCATTGGAACAGTGCCTTCTAATTATATTGTACTTAATAATAACAATATAATTAGAGTTGTTGATATAAACTTTACAACATTGCCTTTTGGTACTCCGGCAAATCCAACTTATGGAAATATTTCGAGTACTGCTCCAGCGGGTTATTATGCTTCTTTGGAAGGAAAATCAGGAGCAGTTTTAAAGCAAGCCATACAAGATATTATTGCCAATCCATCTGTTGTTCGTGCGCACACTTATGGCGATATAATCAACATATTAAAAACTGCCGATCAAAACCCGGAGAATAGCAATCAGGTTTGGTTAATCTACACGGAGCAGCCTCGTTCTAAAATAGATTATCAAACAAGTAGCAGCATTATTGGAAAATGGAATAGGGAACACATTTATTGCCAGTCAAGAGGGAATTATGGTGATTTGTATAATTTACCGCCTGATGGTATCAATGTTTGGTCTTCGACCGGCCCTGATGATATTGGTGCCGGATTATCTGATGCGCATCATTTGAGAGCGGTTGATGGTCAGGAAAATTCTTCAAGAGGTAATCGAAATTATGGTGTTGATTATAATGGACCAGTAGCTACACCAACCAGCAGTTGGAAAGGCGATGTGGCTCGTGCTTGTTTTTATATGGCAGTGCGATACAACGGGCTGAATGTGGTCAATGGTAATCCAAATGAAAATATTGTTGGGCAAATAGGTGACTTAACAACACTGTTAGCTTGGAATAATTCTGATCCAAGAGATGATTTTGAAATGAATAGAAACAATTTCATCTATACCTGGCAGGTAAACAGAAATCCGTTTATAGATTATCCAACTTTGGCGGACTATGTTTTTGGAGCAAATGTTGGTCAGTCTTGGTTTGCGCCATTGTCAACAACCGATTTTGATGCTGCTAAAGTTGTACTGTATCCAAATCCTGCAAAAAATAACATTACTGTTTATGGCATTACAACGGATGCAAAAATTGAAATGTTTTCTACTCTTGGACAAAAGGTTTTTGAGCAAAATTTTACGGGTGAAACAAGTTTAAATCTAAATCTCGCTTCCGGAATTTATTTAGTAAAAATAACGGCTGATGCTAAAGTAGTGACTAAGAAGATAGTGATAGACTAA
- a CDS encoding PAS domain S-box protein: MSNILNVVRQNFEQILKSSYVTTLTLAMTVNDEGKPENFDKIAAQLVDSNPSINAVQLVPNGVIKYVYPLKANEAAIGYDILHSSKVKDEALKSIETKLIYFAGPLELKQGGMGVVGRLPIFKENKFWGFSAVIIRLETLIKASGIESIDDSKYYFQFSKINPTSKKEEFFLSNKKEFSEYYFQTVIIPDGDWKLYLITREKNALLYQIFTSSCLGFLLSLICALWVVSIMKKPAQLQKKVFQQAKKIHDSEVEFKTLFEQAPLGIAKVDSQTGDFITVNSEFCRIVGYPEDELTNYNFQKITHPDDLEEYVNCLNKLKDGSMQEFALEKRYLHKSGRTVWVNLIVSKLWKSDEKASSNIAIIEDITEKKKAEEELKQSFQLVSDQNKRLLNFSYIVSHNLRSHTSNIKTISDFLEEAETKEERDEMIGLLKKVSESLNETMYNLNEVVSIRTNITLNTEHLNLWEYIEKAKKILGQQVLKQEATVQNLVPKTIEINYNKAYLESILFNLISNAIRYCHKDRKPVIILSFDEETKSLKIKDNGIGIDLKKNGEKLFGMYKTFNDNPDSKGIGLFLVKNQIDAMGGTIKVESKLGEGTTFIIYFK; this comes from the coding sequence ATGTCGAACATCCTGAATGTCGTCCGACAAAATTTTGAGCAAATCCTTAAAAGCAGTTACGTAACAACCTTAACGCTTGCAATGACTGTAAACGATGAAGGCAAGCCTGAAAATTTTGATAAAATTGCAGCCCAGTTAGTAGATTCAAATCCTTCTATAAATGCTGTTCAACTTGTCCCAAATGGTGTTATCAAATATGTTTATCCATTAAAGGCAAATGAAGCTGCTATTGGTTATGATATCCTACATAGCTCAAAAGTAAAAGATGAAGCACTCAAATCAATCGAAACCAAACTAATCTATTTTGCAGGACCACTTGAGTTAAAACAAGGCGGAATGGGTGTTGTGGGAAGATTACCTATTTTTAAGGAAAATAAATTTTGGGGATTTTCAGCAGTAATTATCCGACTCGAAACCTTGATAAAAGCCTCGGGCATTGAATCCATTGATGATTCAAAATATTATTTTCAGTTTTCAAAAATTAATCCCACCTCTAAAAAGGAAGAGTTTTTTCTTTCGAACAAAAAGGAATTTTCGGAGTACTATTTTCAAACTGTTATCATTCCAGATGGCGATTGGAAATTATATTTGATTACAAGGGAAAAAAATGCGTTGTTATATCAAATATTTACCTCAAGTTGTTTGGGATTTTTATTATCATTAATCTGTGCACTTTGGGTAGTTTCTATCATGAAAAAACCTGCTCAATTGCAAAAAAAGGTTTTTCAGCAGGCTAAAAAAATTCACGACAGTGAAGTAGAATTCAAGACCTTATTTGAACAGGCACCATTGGGAATTGCTAAAGTTGATAGTCAGACAGGAGATTTTATTACTGTCAACAGTGAGTTTTGCAGAATAGTGGGTTATCCTGAAGACGAGCTCACAAATTATAATTTCCAAAAGATTACACATCCGGATGATTTAGAAGAATATGTAAATTGCTTAAATAAACTCAAAGATGGCAGTATGCAGGAATTTGCGTTGGAAAAAAGATATTTACATAAATCAGGCAGAACGGTTTGGGTTAACCTGATTGTTTCCAAATTATGGAAATCAGATGAAAAAGCAAGCAGCAATATTGCTATAATTGAAGACATCACCGAAAAGAAAAAAGCTGAAGAAGAACTCAAGCAATCATTCCAATTAGTCTCAGACCAAAACAAAAGACTACTGAATTTCTCCTATATTGTTTCTCACAATCTAAGGTCTCACACCAGTAATATTAAGACTATTTCTGATTTTTTGGAAGAAGCAGAGACAAAAGAAGAACGAGATGAAATGATAGGTTTGTTAAAAAAAGTTTCCGAATCGCTCAATGAAACAATGTATAACCTAAATGAAGTAGTCAGCATAAGAACAAATATCACTCTAAATACAGAACATCTTAATCTTTGGGAATATATTGAAAAAGCAAAAAAAATCCTAGGGCAACAAGTTCTCAAACAGGAAGCTACAGTTCAAAATTTGGTTCCTAAAACCATAGAAATCAATTACAATAAAGCCTATCTTGAAAGCATACTTTTCAACCTTATTTCCAATGCAATCCGCTATTGTCATAAAGACAGAAAACCTGTAATAATCCTTTCATTTGATGAGGAAACAAAATCATTGAAAATTAAGGATAACGGAATAGGCATTGATCTAAAGAAAAATGGTGAAAAGCTTTTTGGCATGTACAAAACTTTCAACGATAATCCCGATTCAAAAGGGATTGGACTATTCCTCGTTAAAAATCAGATTGATGCCATGGGAGGAACTATTAAAGTGGAAAGCAAGTTGGGCGAAGGAACTACATTTATAATTTATTTCAAGTAA